From the genome of Blastocatellia bacterium, one region includes:
- the trxA gene encoding thioredoxin: protein MAGHLVEVTDANFRQEVLESPIPVLIDFWAEWCAPCRVLAPTVEAIAEEYQGKIKVAKMNVDDSPNTPSVYGIRGIPTLILFKDGQEKDRIIGVTSKENIVRMINAHLG from the coding sequence ATGGCAGGTCATCTCGTCGAAGTCACGGATGCGAATTTTCGTCAGGAAGTTCTCGAGTCACCCATTCCCGTGCTGATTGACTTTTGGGCCGAATGGTGCGCCCCCTGTCGGGTGCTTGCGCCCACCGTCGAAGCCATCGCCGAGGAGTATCAAGGAAAGATCAAGGTCGCCAAGATGAATGTGGATGACAGCCCGAACACGCCGAGCGTCTACGGGATCCGGGGCATCCCGACGCTCATCCTGTTCAAGGACGGGCAGGAAAAGGACCGCATCATCGGCGTGACCTCCAAAGAGAACATCGTCCGAATGATTAACGCCCATCTGGGGTGA
- the glgA gene encoding glycogen synthase GlgA — MKRMRVIFASPEVTPYAKTGGLADVSAALPKALVRLGVDVSIVMPRYRQEVAGRSGHQVIADLSVPFAFGQQVVSVYRDDSRGVPVYLLDAPHYFDRPGIYGPTPAEEYPDNAERFAFFSRAVLELVRRLEAPPQVIHCNDWQTGFIPLYLREVYRGDPHIGQTATLFTIHNLAYQGLFDPHLLERFGFPREVYRTEDGVEFYGRASAMKAGIVAATALSTVSRKYAEEIQTPEYGCGLDGLLRSRRKDLVGILNGVDYDEWNPATDPYLAARYSPDDLGGKRICKADLIERFHLDPNPERPIIGCISRLVQQKGFDLIRQAASEIMNHDLALVILGTGDTDLEQFFHSLRARFPDRVGVYLGFSHELAHKIEAGADMFLMPSRYEPSGLNQMYSLKYGTVPIVRATGGLDDTIENFDPQTLRGNGFKFSEYRAEALMAKIAEALSIYARRDLWRVLMENGMRADFSWDRSAECYLELYERITRSIARTSGGGS; from the coding sequence ATGAAGCGGATGCGGGTGATCTTTGCCTCGCCGGAAGTGACTCCTTATGCCAAGACGGGGGGATTGGCTGATGTCTCGGCGGCGCTGCCCAAGGCCCTCGTCCGGCTCGGTGTGGATGTGAGCATCGTCATGCCCCGGTATCGCCAGGAAGTCGCCGGACGCAGCGGCCATCAGGTGATCGCCGATCTGAGCGTTCCCTTCGCCTTCGGCCAGCAGGTCGTGAGCGTTTATCGTGATGATTCGCGCGGAGTGCCCGTGTACCTGCTCGACGCACCGCACTATTTTGATCGTCCCGGCATCTACGGGCCGACTCCCGCAGAAGAGTATCCTGACAACGCCGAACGGTTTGCTTTTTTCTCCCGGGCCGTCCTGGAACTGGTCCGCCGGTTGGAAGCCCCGCCTCAGGTCATCCACTGTAACGATTGGCAAACGGGATTCATCCCGCTCTACCTGCGGGAGGTGTATCGAGGCGATCCCCACATCGGCCAAACGGCCACGCTCTTCACCATCCACAATCTGGCCTATCAAGGGTTGTTCGATCCTCATCTGCTGGAGCGGTTCGGATTCCCGCGGGAGGTCTATCGGACGGAAGACGGCGTGGAGTTTTACGGCCGGGCCAGCGCGATGAAGGCCGGGATTGTCGCCGCCACGGCCCTCTCGACGGTGAGCCGTAAGTATGCCGAGGAGATTCAAACGCCGGAGTATGGCTGCGGGCTGGATGGCCTGCTGCGCAGCCGGCGGAAGGATCTGGTGGGAATTCTCAACGGCGTGGACTATGACGAGTGGAATCCGGCGACGGATCCCTATCTGGCTGCCCGGTACTCGCCCGACGATCTGGGCGGCAAGCGCATCTGTAAGGCCGATCTGATAGAGCGGTTTCACCTCGACCCGAACCCGGAGCGGCCCATCATCGGTTGCATCTCGCGGCTGGTGCAGCAGAAAGGATTCGATCTCATTCGGCAGGCAGCCTCCGAGATCATGAATCACGATCTCGCCCTTGTCATCCTGGGGACCGGAGATACCGACCTGGAACAGTTCTTCCACTCACTGAGAGCACGATTTCCGGACCGCGTCGGCGTCTATCTCGGATTCAGTCACGAACTGGCACACAAGATCGAAGCCGGAGCCGATATGTTTCTCATGCCGTCGCGCTATGAGCCCTCGGGGCTCAATCAGATGTACAGCCTCAAGTACGGAACGGTGCCGATCGTCCGGGCCACCGGTGGACTCGACGATACGATCGAGAATTTCGATCCTCAGACGCTCCGGGGAAACGGCTTCAAATTCTCCGAATATCGTGCCGAGGCGCTGATGGCAAAAATCGCTGAGGCGCTCTCGATCTATGCTCGCCGGGATCTCTGGCGCGTTCTTATGGAGAACGGAATGCGCGCCGATTTTTCCTGGGATCGTTCGGCTGAATGCTATCTCGAACTCTACGAACGCATCACGCGCTCCATCGCTCGGACATCCGGCGGCGGAAGCTGA
- a CDS encoding adenylosuccinate synthase codes for MTNVAVVGAQWGDEGKGKIVDLLAERFDIIARYQGGHNAGHTVITGGQKFVLHLIPSGILHEEKVCVIGNGVVVDPVALVEEMDHLSQRGIRITPERLLLSNRAHLILPSHRAFEAVLEEQLGDRRVGTTMRGIGPAYEFKHGRRGLRVGDLLDPPRLKEKIVDHVTHINRILAAFGADTLDVASISQRYLSVAERLAPFIADTASYLNAALDRGKTILFEGAQGTMLDIDHGTYPFVTSSTATAGGVASGTGVSPLRLGAIIGVMKAYCTRVGEGPFPTELKDEIGDLLQKGGGEYGATTGRPRRCGWFDAFAVRYSMLINGYSELALTKLDVLDPLPEIKICVGYRHRGKSLSEYPESAEVLDRCQPIYETVAGWQTSTAGIVEYEHLPDRAQAYIQRLSELVGCPISLISTGAERHETIIRSGSLVETLLGRAS; via the coding sequence ATGACCAACGTTGCCGTTGTCGGGGCTCAATGGGGCGACGAGGGCAAGGGCAAGATCGTGGATTTGCTCGCGGAGCGATTCGACATCATCGCCCGCTATCAGGGAGGACACAACGCCGGCCATACGGTGATCACGGGTGGGCAGAAGTTCGTGCTGCATCTGATCCCCTCGGGAATCCTGCATGAGGAGAAGGTCTGCGTCATCGGCAACGGCGTCGTGGTTGATCCCGTGGCCCTCGTCGAAGAGATGGACCATCTGAGTCAGCGCGGGATTCGCATCACGCCGGAACGATTACTGCTGAGCAATCGCGCGCATCTCATTTTGCCGTCCCATCGCGCCTTTGAAGCGGTTCTCGAAGAGCAACTGGGAGACCGGCGCGTCGGAACAACGATGCGGGGTATCGGTCCGGCCTACGAGTTCAAGCACGGGCGCCGGGGACTGCGCGTGGGTGATCTGCTGGACCCCCCACGGCTGAAAGAAAAAATCGTGGATCACGTCACCCATATCAATCGGATCCTCGCGGCGTTTGGAGCGGATACCCTGGATGTCGCTTCGATCTCCCAGCGGTACCTCAGCGTGGCCGAGCGACTGGCTCCGTTCATCGCGGATACGGCGTCGTATCTCAACGCGGCTCTGGACCGGGGGAAAACGATCCTGTTCGAGGGGGCGCAGGGAACGATGCTCGATATTGATCACGGAACCTACCCGTTTGTAACGTCCTCCACGGCGACGGCGGGAGGCGTCGCATCGGGAACGGGAGTTTCTCCGCTGCGCCTGGGAGCCATCATCGGCGTGATGAAAGCCTATTGCACTCGCGTGGGAGAAGGGCCCTTCCCCACCGAGCTGAAGGATGAGATCGGCGATCTGTTGCAAAAAGGGGGCGGCGAGTACGGAGCGACCACCGGACGTCCACGACGCTGCGGCTGGTTCGACGCCTTCGCCGTTCGCTACTCCATGCTCATCAACGGCTATAGCGAGCTGGCTCTGACCAAGCTCGACGTGCTCGATCCCCTGCCCGAGATCAAGATCTGTGTCGGCTATCGCCATCGCGGCAAGAGCCTGAGCGAGTATCCGGAATCGGCAGAAGTTCTCGATCGCTGCCAGCCGATCTACGAGACCGTCGCCGGATGGCAGACGAGCACCGCCGGAATTGTTGAGTACGAGCACCTACCCGACCGCGCGCAAGCCTATATTCAGCGATTGAGCGAACTCGTCGGCTGTCCGATTTCGCTCATCTCCACCGGGGCGGAACGCCACGAAACGATCATCCGCTCGGGTTCCCTTGTCGAGACTCTGCTTGGGCGCGCCTCATAA